One part of the Alistipes onderdonkii genome encodes these proteins:
- a CDS encoding dipeptidyl-peptidase 3 family protein translates to MKNLFTLTSMTVTAVALTSCCGASKSEAPWIVDRFDDIKVIRYEVPGFEQLPLAEKELVYYLAEAAKCGRDILFDQNFKYNLAVRRTLETVYENYRGDRSAAEWKALEKYLKKVWFANGIHHHYSNDKFVPEFTEGYLLDVIETIPEEKFGDLNPLRGEVCKAIFDPALYKTRLNQTAGEDLIATSSNNYYEGVTQAEVEKFYADMVDHNDPEPISYGLNSKLVKENGVLKERVWKVGGMYSPAIEKIVYWLEKAQAVAAEPQKSNIAALIEYYKTGDLREFDRYNIGWVKDTVSNVDFVNGFIEDYGDPLGRKASWEGIVNFMDKEACHRTEVISDNAQWFEDHSPVAPAYRKEKVKGVSAKVITVAMLGGDCYPATPIGINLPNADWIRKEYGSKSVTIDNITYAYDMAAHGNGFNEEFVLRAGDREVMDKYGKLADDLHTDLHECLGHGSGQLAPGVKGNELKSYSSTLEETRADLFGLYYLGDPKMVELGLVPSFDVAKAGYAKYILNGMMTQLARIEPGKNVEESHMRNRKLICEWCYERGKADNVIEMVRENGKTYVVVNDYEKLRRLFGDMLREVQRIKSEGDYEAGKALVERYAVQVDPQLHREVRDRYYALGIEPYGGFVNPEFELVEKDGRVVDVKISYPANYVEQMLGYSKNYSFLPNIN, encoded by the coding sequence ATGAAAAATTTATTTACACTGACATCTATGACTGTTACCGCTGTTGCACTGACTTCGTGCTGCGGGGCATCGAAGAGCGAAGCCCCGTGGATCGTCGACCGTTTCGACGACATCAAGGTCATCCGTTACGAAGTCCCTGGTTTCGAGCAGCTTCCGCTTGCGGAGAAGGAACTGGTCTATTACCTCGCCGAGGCTGCCAAGTGCGGCCGGGACATCCTTTTCGACCAGAATTTCAAATACAACCTCGCCGTGCGCCGTACGCTCGAAACGGTTTACGAGAACTACCGGGGCGACCGCTCGGCGGCCGAATGGAAGGCCTTGGAGAAATACCTGAAAAAGGTGTGGTTCGCCAACGGCATTCATCACCACTATTCGAACGACAAGTTCGTCCCCGAGTTCACCGAAGGTTACCTGCTCGACGTGATAGAGACGATCCCCGAGGAAAAGTTCGGCGACCTGAACCCGCTGCGCGGCGAGGTCTGCAAGGCTATCTTCGATCCGGCGCTCTATAAAACGCGCCTGAACCAGACGGCGGGCGAAGACCTGATCGCCACCTCGTCGAACAACTACTACGAGGGCGTGACGCAGGCCGAGGTCGAGAAATTCTACGCCGACATGGTCGACCACAACGACCCGGAACCGATCTCCTACGGCCTGAACTCCAAGCTGGTGAAGGAGAACGGCGTCCTGAAGGAGCGCGTATGGAAGGTCGGCGGCATGTATTCGCCCGCCATCGAGAAGATCGTCTACTGGCTCGAAAAAGCGCAGGCCGTGGCCGCCGAACCGCAGAAAAGCAATATCGCAGCGCTGATCGAATATTACAAGACCGGCGACCTGCGCGAGTTCGACCGCTATAATATCGGCTGGGTGAAGGACACCGTGTCGAACGTCGACTTCGTGAACGGCTTTATCGAGGATTACGGCGATCCGCTCGGCCGCAAGGCTTCGTGGGAGGGCATCGTGAATTTCATGGACAAGGAGGCCTGCCACCGTACGGAGGTGATTTCGGATAACGCGCAGTGGTTCGAAGACCATTCGCCCGTTGCTCCCGCCTACCGCAAGGAGAAGGTGAAGGGCGTTTCGGCCAAGGTCATCACGGTGGCGATGCTGGGCGGCGACTGCTATCCCGCCACGCCCATCGGCATCAACCTTCCCAATGCCGACTGGATCCGCAAGGAATACGGTTCGAAGTCGGTCACGATCGACAACATCACCTATGCCTACGACATGGCCGCCCACGGCAACGGCTTCAACGAGGAGTTCGTGCTGCGTGCCGGGGACCGCGAGGTGATGGACAAGTACGGCAAACTGGCCGACGACCTGCATACCGACCTGCACGAGTGTCTGGGGCACGGTTCGGGACAGTTGGCGCCGGGCGTGAAGGGCAACGAGTTGAAGAGTTACAGCTCGACGCTCGAGGAGACCCGCGCCGACCTCTTCGGCCTCTACTACCTGGGTGACCCGAAGATGGTGGAACTGGGGCTGGTACCCTCGTTCGACGTGGCGAAGGCCGGCTATGCGAAATATATCCTGAACGGCATGATGACCCAGCTGGCGCGTATCGAGCCGGGCAAGAACGTCGAGGAGTCGCACATGCGTAACCGCAAGCTGATCTGCGAGTGGTGCTATGAGCGCGGCAAGGCCGACAACGTGATTGAGATGGTTCGGGAAAACGGCAAAACGTATGTCGTGGTCAACGATTACGAAAAACTGCGCCGACTGTTCGGCGACATGCTCCGCGAGGTGCAGCGCATCAAGTCCGAAGGCGACTACGAGGCCGGCAAGGCGCTTGTCGAGCGGTATGCCGTCCAGGTCGATCCCCAGCTGCACCGGGA
- a CDS encoding glycoside hydrolase family 127 protein: MKPIKTALLALPLLAAGCNRDSGTAKIRPLEAGSVRVEDAFWSPRYEKWEHVTVGDMLDKFEGNDPAHFACGVDAFENFDLVASGARDIGRHAGPPWYDGLVYETIRGISDLLAQRPDPALKARVDGYIARIEAAQKSDPDGFVGTNTQLTEDNHRWGANGGFLRMQHDVYNAGMLIEAGVHYYEATGDDRLLKVATRMADYMVRTMGPAPKKNIVPAHSGPEEALVKLYKLYRDRPGLRAQTGAQSAAGDYLRLAEFWIGNRGVHCGYPLWGTWGNDSAERWIHEELYTAEFGPEARPAWGDYAQDSIRVFDQPAIVGHAVRATLLATGIAAAAYENGNADYIATAKRWWDDMAGKKLFVTGGVGAVHFDEKFGHDYYLPTDAYLETCAAVGVGFFSQAMNQLTGDAKYMDEFERALYNNVLAGVAASGRQYTYQNPLNTDRSERWEWHPCPCCPPMFLKIVSATPEFIYARDDRTVYVNLFIGSDADIALGDMQVHVRQQTRYPVDGKVVLTLTPEKAARFTVKVRIPGWARGEENPFGLYVSESPAAPVLSVNGTPVEIRLDKGYALLDRVWNPADRIVLELPVAPRLVRAHKAARELDGMAAIAAGPLVYCIEQADNADYARLRLDTAGSMELGYRSDLMDGTPVITGTAIDGKGAKSTFTAIPYYAFGNRGNGGYRVWLPTR; the protein is encoded by the coding sequence ATGAAACCTATCAAAACCGCACTTCTGGCCCTGCCGCTCCTGGCCGCAGGGTGCAACCGGGACTCCGGGACTGCAAAAATCCGGCCGCTGGAGGCCGGAAGCGTCCGGGTCGAAGACGCCTTCTGGAGCCCCCGCTATGAAAAATGGGAACATGTCACCGTCGGCGACATGCTCGACAAGTTCGAAGGGAACGACCCGGCGCATTTCGCGTGCGGCGTCGACGCTTTCGAAAATTTCGACCTCGTAGCATCGGGCGCCCGCGATATCGGCCGCCACGCGGGGCCGCCTTGGTACGACGGGCTGGTGTACGAGACGATCCGGGGGATATCCGACCTGCTGGCACAACGTCCCGACCCGGCGCTCAAAGCCCGTGTAGACGGTTACATCGCCCGCATCGAAGCGGCACAAAAGAGCGATCCGGACGGGTTCGTCGGCACCAACACCCAGCTAACGGAGGACAACCACCGCTGGGGCGCGAACGGCGGGTTTCTGCGCATGCAGCACGACGTCTACAACGCCGGCATGCTCATCGAAGCCGGGGTACACTATTACGAAGCCACGGGGGACGACAGGCTGCTGAAAGTCGCCACGCGCATGGCGGACTACATGGTGCGAACGATGGGGCCCGCCCCGAAAAAGAATATCGTCCCGGCGCACTCGGGCCCCGAGGAGGCCCTGGTAAAACTCTACAAGCTCTACCGTGACCGCCCCGGCCTGCGCGCGCAAACCGGGGCGCAGTCCGCAGCCGGCGACTACCTCCGGCTGGCCGAGTTCTGGATCGGCAACCGCGGCGTGCACTGCGGCTATCCGCTGTGGGGCACGTGGGGCAACGACAGCGCGGAGCGGTGGATCCACGAGGAGCTCTACACCGCGGAATTCGGCCCCGAAGCACGGCCCGCATGGGGCGATTACGCGCAGGACTCGATCCGCGTATTCGACCAGCCCGCCATCGTCGGGCACGCCGTGAGGGCCACCCTGCTGGCGACGGGCATCGCCGCGGCGGCCTATGAGAACGGCAATGCGGACTACATCGCCACGGCGAAACGCTGGTGGGACGACATGGCCGGAAAAAAACTCTTCGTCACGGGCGGTGTCGGGGCAGTGCATTTCGACGAAAAGTTCGGCCACGACTACTACCTGCCCACCGACGCCTATCTGGAAACCTGCGCCGCCGTAGGTGTGGGGTTCTTCAGCCAGGCGATGAACCAGCTCACGGGCGACGCGAAATACATGGATGAATTCGAACGCGCGCTATACAACAACGTGCTGGCTGGCGTCGCCGCCTCGGGCAGGCAGTATACCTACCAGAACCCTCTCAACACCGACCGCAGCGAACGCTGGGAATGGCACCCCTGCCCCTGCTGCCCGCCGATGTTCCTCAAGATAGTCTCGGCGACCCCCGAATTCATCTACGCCCGGGACGACAGGACGGTCTATGTCAACCTGTTCATCGGCAGCGATGCCGACATCGCGCTCGGCGACATGCAGGTGCATGTCCGGCAGCAGACCCGATACCCCGTGGACGGAAAGGTCGTCCTCACGCTTACGCCCGAAAAGGCGGCACGCTTCACCGTGAAGGTACGTATCCCGGGCTGGGCCCGCGGCGAGGAAAACCCGTTCGGGTTGTACGTATCCGAAAGCCCGGCCGCGCCGGTGCTCTCGGTGAACGGCACCCCGGTCGAAATCCGCCTCGACAAAGGGTATGCCCTCCTCGACCGGGTCTGGAACCCCGCAGACCGCATCGTGCTGGAACTTCCCGTCGCGCCGCGCCTCGTCCGGGCACATAAAGCCGCCCGGGAGCTGGACGGCATGGCCGCCATCGCGGCCGGGCCGCTGGTATACTGCATCGAGCAGGCGGACAACGCGGATTACGCCCGGCTGAGGCTCGACACGGCCGGCAGCATGGAACTCGGATACCGCAGCGACCTGATGGACGGCACGCCGGTCATCACGGGAACGGCCATCGACGGCAAGGGCGCGAAGAGCACCTTCACGGCCATCCCCTACTACGCCTTCGGCAACCGGGGAAACGGCGGCTACCGCGTCTGGCTGCCGACCCGCTGA